Proteins co-encoded in one Kribbella solani genomic window:
- the rimP gene encoding ribosome maturation factor RimP, with amino-acid sequence MSRKQTPPGHTDTTSLENFLRPIVEQFGCELEAADVAPAGRRRLLRVLVDRDGGISLDDVAEVTRGISKALDTDDIMGEGAYTLEVSSPGVDRPLTLPRHWRRNIGRLVAVTLTEGGKLTGRIKAVSDEAAELDVDGKRQSVAYADVAKAKVQIEFNRAAGNDTETSAGEESPADGTVEEN; translated from the coding sequence GTGAGCCGAAAGCAAACCCCTCCGGGCCACACGGACACCACGAGCCTCGAGAACTTCCTGCGGCCGATCGTCGAACAGTTCGGCTGCGAGCTGGAGGCCGCTGACGTCGCCCCGGCCGGCCGCCGCCGGTTGCTGCGGGTGCTGGTCGACCGCGACGGCGGGATCAGCCTCGACGACGTCGCCGAGGTGACCCGCGGCATTTCCAAGGCGCTGGACACCGACGACATCATGGGCGAGGGCGCGTACACGCTGGAGGTTTCCAGCCCCGGCGTGGACCGGCCGCTCACGCTGCCCCGGCACTGGCGCCGCAACATCGGCCGGCTGGTCGCGGTCACGCTGACCGAGGGCGGCAAACTGACCGGCCGGATCAAGGCCGTCTCCGACGAGGCGGCCGAGCTGGACGTGGACGGCAAGCGGCAGAGCGTCGCGTACGCGGACGTGGCGAAGGCCAAGGTCCAGATCGAATTCAACCGGGCTGCCGGCAACGACACTGAGACATCTGCCGGCGAAGAATCACCTGCCGACGGCACGGTGGAGGAGAACTGA
- a CDS encoding LLM class flavin-dependent oxidoreductase: MKYGFVMAYGDARDAAELAVLAEAHGWDGFFVWESIWGIDAWVMLGAAAMTTERIRLGTMLTPLPRRKPWDVAGQVSTVDNLSNGRVILSVGLGVTGEQRFWLFEDDPGRKVRAELMDESLAMLPHLWRDEPFEFTGKHFRASVPAELTPPAPPPAVQQPRVPTWVVGGWPAPKSMRRAALQDGWLPNVVGGAELTPELLAQGVEWIATERRTHGLTMDDYDVVAEGTTRADDPKAADTVRAWADAGATWWMDADWSSLDRDATRPAAERRLKAGPPRID; the protein is encoded by the coding sequence ATGAAATACGGATTCGTGATGGCGTACGGTGATGCCCGCGACGCGGCCGAGCTGGCGGTGCTCGCGGAAGCGCACGGCTGGGACGGGTTCTTCGTCTGGGAGTCGATCTGGGGGATCGATGCCTGGGTGATGCTCGGGGCGGCCGCGATGACGACGGAGCGGATTCGGCTCGGGACGATGCTGACGCCGCTGCCACGGCGAAAACCGTGGGATGTCGCCGGGCAGGTCTCGACCGTCGACAACCTCAGCAACGGGCGGGTGATCCTGTCGGTCGGCCTGGGGGTGACCGGCGAGCAGCGGTTCTGGCTGTTCGAGGACGATCCGGGGCGGAAGGTCCGCGCGGAGCTGATGGACGAATCGCTGGCGATGCTGCCGCACCTGTGGCGCGACGAGCCGTTCGAGTTCACCGGCAAGCACTTCCGGGCCAGCGTGCCGGCTGAGTTGACGCCGCCGGCGCCACCACCGGCCGTACAGCAACCGCGGGTGCCGACCTGGGTGGTCGGTGGCTGGCCGGCGCCGAAGTCGATGCGCCGCGCCGCGCTGCAGGACGGCTGGCTGCCGAACGTGGTCGGTGGCGCCGAGCTGACGCCGGAGCTGCTCGCGCAAGGTGTGGAATGGATCGCGACCGAGCGGCGTACGCACGGGTTGACGATGGACGACTACGACGTGGTCGCCGAGGGCACTACCCGCGCGGACGATCCCAAGGCGGCGGATACGGTCCGCGCGTGGGCGGACGCCGGCGCCACCTGGTGGATGGACGCCGACTGGTCATCCCTGGACCGCGACGCGACCCGCCCAGCCGCCGAGCGCCGCCTGAAGGCGGGCCCACCCCGCATCGACTGA
- a CDS encoding cytochrome P450 family protein gives MTTTLPAFPDLGENPLDTCIRLREIGPVVEVEFPGGVPAYLALTHNAVREILAGDNTTFLRDPRHWPALHDGTIPADWPLRAIIQGGHLATVDGGDHRRLRGLVGKAFTPARVQMLEPRIQAIIDGLLDDVVAGGDAVDLVPAFTEALPMWVICELFGVPSEDRSRLRNWTSTLLAHTTPPEQAFQAQNELQAYLHALVVRKQQEPTDDLTSALVKARDDGDALSTDELVGILWLMLVAGHETTVHLLGYAIVALARNPDQLAKAKAEDRWADVVEETLRYRHSVMMTSFRFTAADVTVAGVDIPKGSAVGVVYQSTGIDEDEYGESANRFDITRVQTGHLGFGHGPRYCIGAPLARLESRLALASLYRRLPDLTLAIDPDDIPYSPSFFTIGPLTVPVSLGPVRH, from the coding sequence GGCGGCGTGCCCGCCTACCTGGCCCTGACCCACAACGCGGTCCGGGAGATCCTGGCCGGTGACAACACGACGTTCCTGCGCGATCCGCGGCACTGGCCCGCGCTGCACGACGGCACGATCCCGGCGGACTGGCCGCTGCGCGCGATCATTCAGGGCGGCCACCTGGCCACCGTGGACGGCGGCGATCACCGGCGGCTCCGCGGCCTGGTCGGCAAGGCGTTCACCCCGGCCCGGGTACAGATGCTCGAACCGCGCATCCAGGCGATCATCGACGGTCTGCTGGACGACGTGGTGGCAGGCGGTGACGCGGTCGATCTGGTGCCCGCGTTCACCGAAGCCCTGCCGATGTGGGTGATCTGCGAGCTGTTCGGCGTACCGAGCGAGGACCGGTCGCGGCTACGGAACTGGACGTCGACCCTGCTCGCGCACACGACTCCGCCGGAGCAGGCGTTCCAGGCCCAGAACGAGCTGCAGGCCTACCTGCACGCGCTGGTCGTACGCAAGCAGCAAGAGCCGACCGATGACCTCACCAGCGCTCTGGTCAAGGCCCGCGACGACGGTGACGCGCTCAGCACCGACGAGCTGGTCGGCATCCTCTGGCTGATGCTCGTCGCCGGTCACGAGACCACGGTGCACCTACTCGGGTACGCGATCGTGGCGCTGGCGCGGAACCCCGATCAACTCGCCAAGGCCAAGGCGGAGGACCGCTGGGCGGACGTCGTCGAGGAGACATTGCGCTACCGGCACTCGGTGATGATGACGTCGTTCCGGTTCACCGCGGCGGACGTGACCGTCGCGGGCGTGGACATCCCGAAGGGCAGCGCGGTCGGCGTCGTCTACCAGTCGACCGGGATCGACGAGGACGAGTACGGCGAGTCCGCGAACCGGTTCGACATCACCCGGGTCCAGACCGGCCACCTCGGCTTCGGGCACGGACCGCGGTACTGCATCGGCGCGCCGCTCGCCCGGCTGGAAAGCCGCCTGGCCCTGGCCAGCCTCTACCGCCGCCTACCGGACCTGACCCTGGCCATCGACCCGGACGACATCCCGTACTCCCCGTCCTTCTTCACCATCGGCCCACTCACCGTCCCGGTCAGCCTCGGCCCGGTCCGCCACTAG
- a CDS encoding ferritin-like domain-containing protein yields MNQLDALQAALAGEHAALYGIGVAGGKFNGARYRDANDLFGEHRDSRDQLSALVVAAGATPVAAEPAYDLPAAVTNVATGAALILVIERRIAAVYGDLVEAAEQAPVRAFAVERLLASATAQLAWGGAPVAFPGAVS; encoded by the coding sequence ATGAATCAGTTGGATGCCCTGCAGGCGGCGCTCGCCGGTGAGCATGCCGCGCTGTACGGGATCGGGGTGGCCGGTGGGAAGTTCAACGGGGCGCGGTACCGGGATGCCAACGATCTCTTCGGGGAGCACCGGGACAGCCGGGACCAGCTGAGCGCGCTGGTCGTCGCCGCCGGCGCGACCCCGGTCGCGGCCGAACCCGCGTACGACCTGCCGGCCGCGGTCACGAACGTGGCGACCGGCGCGGCGCTGATCCTGGTGATCGAGCGCCGCATCGCGGCCGTCTACGGCGACCTGGTGGAGGCCGCCGAGCAGGCACCGGTGCGGGCGTTCGCGGTCGAGCGGCTGCTCGCGTCCGCGACCGCCCAACTCGCTTGGGGCGGCGCCCCGGTGGCCTTCCCCGGCGCGGTGAGCTAG
- the nusA gene encoding transcription termination factor NusA, producing MDIDMAVLRSLEREKDISLDVVVEAIEQALLVAYHRTEGAQQQARAELDRKTGHVTVFARELAEDGTVAREYDDTPADFGRIAATTAKQIILQRLRDAEDEVRYGEFSGKEGDIVSGVVQQGRDPRSVMVDLGKIEAVLPAPEQVPGEKYDHGSRLRVYVVGVRKGFKGPQITVSRTHPNLVKKLFALEVPEIADGTVEITAIAREAGHRTKIAVRTLNPSVNGKGACIGPMGQRVRNIMHELHGEKIDIIDHSDDPATFVGNALSPAQVTSVEVVDAAARAARVVVPDYQLSLAIGKEGQNARLAARLTGWRIDIRPDTDVTAPDEKVD from the coding sequence ATGGACATCGACATGGCCGTGCTGCGGTCACTGGAGCGGGAGAAGGACATCTCCCTGGACGTCGTGGTCGAGGCGATCGAGCAGGCGCTGCTGGTCGCGTACCACCGGACCGAGGGTGCCCAGCAGCAGGCCCGGGCCGAGCTGGACCGCAAGACCGGGCACGTGACCGTGTTCGCGCGGGAGCTGGCCGAGGACGGCACGGTGGCTCGCGAGTACGACGACACCCCGGCCGACTTCGGCCGGATCGCGGCCACCACCGCGAAGCAGATCATCCTGCAGCGGCTGCGGGACGCCGAGGACGAGGTCCGGTACGGCGAGTTCTCCGGCAAGGAGGGCGACATCGTCTCCGGCGTGGTCCAGCAGGGCCGGGATCCGCGCTCGGTGATGGTCGACCTGGGCAAGATCGAGGCCGTGCTGCCGGCACCGGAGCAGGTGCCGGGGGAGAAGTACGACCACGGTTCCCGGCTCCGGGTCTATGTCGTCGGCGTCCGGAAGGGGTTCAAGGGCCCGCAGATCACGGTCAGCCGGACCCACCCGAACCTGGTCAAGAAGCTGTTCGCGCTCGAGGTCCCGGAGATCGCCGACGGCACCGTCGAGATCACCGCGATCGCGCGCGAGGCGGGGCACCGGACCAAGATCGCGGTCCGTACGCTGAACCCGTCCGTGAACGGCAAGGGTGCCTGCATCGGGCCGATGGGCCAGCGGGTCCGGAACATCATGCACGAGCTGCACGGCGAGAAGATCGACATCATCGACCACAGCGACGACCCGGCCACCTTCGTCGGGAACGCGCTGTCACCGGCGCAGGTCACGTCGGTCGAGGTCGTCGACGCCGCGGCCCGGGCGGCGCGGGTGGTCGTTCCCGACTACCAGCTGTCGCTCGCGATCGGCAAGGAAGGCCAGAACGCGCGGCTCGCGGCCCGGCTGACCGGCTGGCGGATCGACATCCGGCCGGATACCGATGTGACTGCTCCGGACGAGAAGGTAGACTGA
- a CDS encoding cell division protein FtsK, whose translation MPERRLLQLPPSRRTLSRRALTRAAVVTVALVPSAAALAGCKDDPSAGTGGSGNGGGANGTTTSPGPTGETPTVDPAVVAALSTAATQVTQLSQLYANVSRKFPALRAQLAAGAKYHVSHLAKLKETAGVTTKAAAPLAVATTSQAALAAIAKQEKATAAIHATAAAKLSGAPARLLAELAAAETQLGITLTPASKKANA comes from the coding sequence GTGCCCGAACGCCGCCTGCTCCAGCTACCACCGAGTCGCCGAACGCTCAGCCGGCGCGCTCTGACCCGGGCAGCCGTCGTGACCGTCGCCCTGGTGCCCAGCGCGGCCGCGCTGGCCGGTTGCAAGGACGATCCCTCCGCCGGTACCGGTGGGTCCGGGAACGGCGGCGGGGCGAACGGAACGACCACTTCACCGGGGCCGACCGGGGAGACACCGACCGTCGACCCGGCAGTCGTCGCGGCGCTCAGTACAGCGGCTACTCAGGTGACTCAATTGTCCCAGCTCTACGCAAACGTAAGCCGGAAGTTCCCGGCGCTCCGCGCGCAGCTGGCCGCGGGCGCGAAGTACCACGTGAGTCATCTGGCCAAGCTGAAGGAGACCGCGGGCGTGACGACGAAGGCGGCCGCGCCGCTCGCGGTCGCCACCACCTCGCAGGCCGCCCTGGCCGCGATCGCGAAGCAGGAGAAGGCCACCGCGGCGATCCACGCCACGGCCGCCGCCAAGCTGTCCGGCGCACCGGCCCGCCTGCTCGCCGAGCTCGCCGCCGCCGAGACTCAGCTCGGCATCACCCTGACCCCGGCAAGCAAGAAGGCCAACGCATGA
- the rbfA gene encoding 30S ribosome-binding factor RbfA yields the protein MGEARAKQLADRIQVLVAELLERRVKDPRLGFVTVTDARLTGDLREASIFYTVYGDEQARTSTAAALESAKGLIRSEVGKALGLRHTPSVAFFLDAVPETAGHIEELLEKARTADAEVAKSAAGAKPAGDADPYKRPHDEDTDEDD from the coding sequence ATGGGTGAAGCAAGGGCGAAGCAGCTGGCCGACCGGATCCAGGTGCTCGTCGCGGAGCTGCTCGAGCGCCGGGTGAAGGACCCGCGGCTGGGATTCGTCACCGTGACGGACGCCCGGCTGACCGGTGACCTGCGCGAGGCCAGCATCTTCTACACGGTGTACGGCGACGAGCAGGCGCGGACGTCGACGGCCGCGGCGCTGGAGTCGGCCAAGGGCCTGATCCGCAGCGAGGTCGGCAAGGCGCTCGGGCTCCGGCACACGCCGAGCGTGGCGTTCTTCCTGGACGCCGTGCCGGAGACGGCCGGGCACATCGAGGAACTGCTCGAGAAGGCCCGGACCGCGGACGCCGAGGTGGCGAAGTCGGCCGCCGGGGCCAAGCCGGCCGGTGACGCGGACCCGTACAAGCGGCCGCACGACGAGGACACGGACGAGGACGACTGA
- a CDS encoding YlxR family protein — protein MTDARPGKIRARTCIGCRKRSSPADLLRMTVSGGLVLPDSGHRAPGRGAHLHPTTECFELAVRRKAFPRAFKVPGPLNVTGLQEYLAQRDSQYVRTV, from the coding sequence GTGACAGACGCGCGTCCTGGCAAGATTCGGGCGCGTACCTGTATCGGGTGCCGGAAGCGGTCCAGCCCGGCTGACCTGCTGCGGATGACGGTGTCCGGAGGCCTCGTGCTTCCGGATTCCGGGCATCGGGCGCCTGGTCGTGGAGCGCATCTGCACCCCACGACCGAGTGTTTCGAGCTTGCCGTCCGGCGCAAGGCGTTCCCCCGGGCCTTCAAGGTCCCGGGGCCGCTGAATGTGACCGGGCTGCAGGAGTACCTCGCACAGCGTGATAGTCAATATGTACGCACGGTCTGA
- the truB gene encoding tRNA pseudouridine(55) synthase TruB yields MSLEFTPGSDGIVVVDKPAGLTSHTVVARIRRLAGTRKVGHAGTLDPMATGVLVVGINRATRLLGHLQLADKSYDATIRLGATTTTDDAEGEIVETAPVGGVTAAAIAAAVTGFRGDISQVPSKVSAIKVDGRRAYERVRAGEEVALKARAVTVSRYDILDVRPDAAGISVDVSVDCSSGTYIRALARDLGAELGVGGHLTALRRTRVGSFGLSTAHTLEELAGSFDWLPIAEVAAGTFPRYDADDAQAAAIRTGRPLTGVALAAGQTAMFAPDGTFLALYELHGPVAKPTAVFVS; encoded by the coding sequence TTGAGCCTGGAATTCACGCCGGGGTCGGACGGGATCGTTGTCGTCGACAAGCCGGCCGGTCTGACCTCACACACCGTCGTCGCCCGGATTCGCCGGCTGGCCGGGACTCGCAAGGTCGGCCACGCCGGCACGCTGGACCCGATGGCCACCGGCGTGCTCGTGGTCGGCATCAACCGCGCCACCCGGCTGCTCGGTCATCTGCAGCTGGCCGACAAGTCGTACGACGCGACGATCCGGCTCGGCGCGACCACGACGACCGATGACGCCGAGGGCGAGATCGTCGAGACCGCACCCGTCGGCGGTGTCACCGCGGCGGCGATCGCGGCCGCCGTGACCGGGTTCCGCGGTGACATCTCGCAGGTGCCGTCGAAGGTGTCCGCGATCAAGGTGGACGGCCGCCGGGCGTACGAGCGGGTGCGCGCGGGGGAGGAGGTCGCGCTGAAGGCACGGGCGGTGACGGTGTCGCGGTACGACATTCTCGACGTACGCCCCGACGCGGCCGGGATCTCGGTCGATGTCTCGGTGGACTGCTCCAGCGGTACGTACATCCGGGCGCTCGCCCGTGACCTGGGCGCCGAGCTCGGGGTCGGTGGTCACCTGACGGCACTGCGGCGTACGCGGGTGGGATCGTTCGGCCTGAGTACGGCGCACACGCTGGAGGAGCTGGCCGGGTCGTTCGACTGGTTGCCGATCGCGGAGGTCGCCGCCGGTACGTTTCCCCGGTACGACGCCGATGACGCGCAGGCGGCGGCAATTCGTACCGGCCGGCCGCTGACCGGGGTGGCGCTGGCGGCCGGGCAGACGGCGATGTTCGCCCCGGACGGTACGTTCCTGGCCCTGTACGAACTGCACGGGCCAGTGGCGAAACCGACGGCGGTCTTCGTCAGCTGA
- the infB gene encoding translation initiation factor IF-2 encodes MAKVRVYELAKELGVTSKVVLTRLNDMGEFVRSASSTIEAPVVRRLAEEFEKNPPKKRAAKKAAASTSAAPQATAPVPGAPAQSAPAAPADRAAAQPGAATQSGSDAAAQSGAPVSSGSGASGRPAPSGATPGARPGPRPGPKPGPRQEAAPADSIAAATGTTDAPATAPGSGSAAAAGSAAGSGSAVPGGSAPAAGGSAAPVGTGSAAPGTPGAGSAGSVAPGTPGAGSATPGAGSSAGSAGSGIGSATPGAGSATSGDVAREGAASSATPSFEAPAAKAAPAPGPRRTGGDAARGDGSARPGPRPGGQGSGPRPSGQAGAPRPGGSAPRPGAPGAGARPGAPRPGGSQQGGEGGGAPRPGAPRPGGAPRPGAPRPGNNPFSSTQGMQRGGRPGPGGQGGGDRQAPSPAGMAPRPPQNRQDGGRGGNDRPRPSGGVPGAPRPNPAMMPKSSAGTFTGRPGGGSGGPGGPGGNRGGRPGGGPGGGPRGGGGGGGGFRPGGGPSGPPGGGGGRPGPGNRGRGGTQGAFGRPGGPARRGRKSKRAKRQEFDNMQAPAVGGVRVKHGDGEVVKLPRGASLTDFAEKVGVDPASLVQVLFHLGEMVTATQSVNEETLELLGTELNYDVQIVSPEDEDRELLQSFDIDFGNDEGDEGDLAARPPVVTVMGHVDHGKTKLLDAIRMANVQAKEAGGITQHIGAYQVTTEVDGQERAITFVDTPGHEAFTAMRARGAQATDIVILVVAADDGVMPQTIEALNHARAAGVPIVVAVNKIDVPAADPTKVRGQLTEYGLVPEEYGGDTMFVDVSAKSRINIEGLLEGVVLTADAALDLRANPKMHAEGIAIEANLDKGRGPVATVLVQRGTLRVGDSMVVGPAYGRVRAMLDEHGDPVEEATPSRPVLVLGLTAVPGAGDKFLVVDDDRMARQIAEKREARARAAANAKRRARRTLEDFMASMEKGEAQELLLILKGDVSGSVEALEDALVRIEVGDEVNLRIIDRGVGAINENDVNLAIASNAVIIGFNVRPAGKAGDLAEREGVDVRYYSVIYSAIDDIEAALKGMLKPIYEEATLGQAEIREIFRSSKVGNIAGCWVTSGLIRRNAKVRLIRDGAVVVDNTELSSLKRFKDDASEVREGFECGLTINNFNDIKVGDVVEAFELREKPRS; translated from the coding sequence GTGGCAAAGGTCCGGGTCTACGAGCTCGCGAAAGAGCTCGGAGTTACCAGCAAGGTCGTTCTGACCAGACTGAACGACATGGGCGAGTTCGTCCGGTCGGCATCCTCGACGATCGAGGCACCTGTCGTCCGGCGGTTGGCGGAGGAGTTCGAGAAGAACCCGCCGAAGAAGCGTGCGGCCAAGAAGGCCGCTGCCAGCACGTCCGCCGCGCCGCAGGCGACCGCACCGGTCCCTGGCGCGCCGGCACAGTCCGCGCCGGCGGCTCCGGCCGATCGCGCCGCGGCCCAGCCGGGTGCGGCGACGCAGTCCGGCTCCGACGCGGCCGCGCAGAGCGGCGCGCCGGTTTCGTCCGGCTCCGGTGCTTCCGGCCGGCCGGCACCTTCCGGTGCGACGCCGGGCGCCCGCCCGGGTCCGCGTCCGGGCCCGAAGCCGGGTCCGCGTCAGGAGGCCGCTCCGGCCGATTCGATCGCGGCGGCGACCGGCACCACCGACGCTCCGGCCACTGCTCCGGGCTCCGGCTCGGCGGCTGCGGCAGGCTCGGCCGCGGGCTCCGGCTCGGCCGTTCCGGGTGGGTCCGCTCCGGCCGCAGGCGGTTCGGCTGCCCCGGTCGGCACCGGCTCCGCCGCTCCAGGCACCCCGGGTGCCGGCTCGGCCGGCTCGGTTGCCCCGGGCACGCCCGGTGCCGGCTCGGCAACCCCGGGCGCAGGCTCGAGCGCCGGCTCGGCCGGTTCGGGCATCGGCTCGGCAACCCCAGGTGCCGGCTCGGCTACCTCGGGTGACGTCGCGCGCGAGGGTGCCGCGTCGTCCGCGACGCCGTCGTTCGAGGCTCCGGCCGCGAAGGCTGCTCCGGCTCCGGGTCCGCGCCGCACGGGTGGCGACGCTGCCCGTGGCGACGGCTCGGCCCGTCCGGGTCCGCGTCCAGGTGGTCAGGGCTCCGGCCCGCGCCCGAGCGGTCAGGCCGGCGCGCCGCGTCCAGGTGGTTCGGCTCCGCGTCCGGGTGCACCGGGTGCCGGCGCTCGTCCGGGCGCACCCCGCCCGGGTGGCTCGCAGCAGGGCGGGGAGGGTGGCGGCGCGCCGCGTCCGGGTGCGCCTCGTCCCGGTGGTGCCCCGCGTCCGGGTGCACCGCGTCCGGGTAACAACCCGTTCAGCTCGACCCAGGGCATGCAGCGTGGTGGCCGTCCGGGTCCGGGTGGCCAGGGTGGCGGCGACCGGCAGGCTCCGAGCCCGGCCGGGATGGCGCCGCGCCCGCCGCAGAACCGGCAGGACGGTGGCCGCGGCGGTAACGACCGGCCGCGCCCGAGTGGTGGCGTGCCGGGCGCTCCGCGCCCCAACCCGGCGATGATGCCGAAGTCCTCCGCGGGTACCTTCACCGGTCGTCCCGGTGGCGGTTCCGGCGGTCCTGGTGGCCCCGGTGGTAACCGTGGCGGCCGTCCGGGCGGAGGCCCGGGTGGCGGTCCGCGCGGTGGCGGCGGTGGCGGCGGCGGTTTCCGTCCCGGCGGCGGCCCGAGCGGCCCTCCCGGTGGTGGCGGTGGCCGTCCGGGTCCGGGCAACCGGGGCCGTGGCGGGACCCAGGGTGCCTTCGGGCGTCCGGGTGGTCCGGCTCGTCGTGGCCGCAAGTCGAAGCGCGCGAAGCGTCAGGAATTCGACAACATGCAGGCCCCGGCGGTCGGTGGCGTCCGCGTCAAGCACGGTGACGGCGAGGTAGTGAAGCTGCCGCGCGGCGCCTCGCTGACGGACTTCGCCGAGAAGGTCGGAGTCGACCCGGCGTCGCTGGTGCAGGTGCTGTTCCACCTCGGTGAAATGGTGACCGCTACCCAGTCGGTGAACGAGGAGACGCTCGAGCTGCTCGGTACCGAGCTGAACTACGACGTCCAGATCGTCTCGCCGGAGGACGAGGACCGTGAGCTGCTGCAGTCCTTCGACATCGACTTCGGCAACGACGAGGGCGACGAGGGCGACCTGGCGGCCCGGCCGCCGGTGGTGACCGTGATGGGTCACGTCGACCACGGTAAGACGAAGCTGCTGGACGCGATCCGGATGGCGAACGTCCAGGCCAAGGAAGCCGGTGGCATCACCCAGCACATCGGTGCGTACCAGGTCACCACCGAGGTGGACGGCCAGGAGCGGGCGATCACCTTCGTCGACACCCCGGGTCACGAGGCGTTCACCGCGATGCGTGCCCGTGGCGCGCAGGCCACCGACATCGTCATCCTGGTGGTCGCGGCCGACGACGGCGTGATGCCGCAGACGATCGAGGCACTGAACCACGCCCGCGCGGCGGGGGTCCCGATCGTGGTCGCGGTGAACAAGATCGACGTCCCGGCGGCGGACCCGACCAAGGTGCGCGGTCAGCTGACCGAGTACGGCCTGGTCCCCGAGGAGTACGGCGGCGACACCATGTTCGTCGACGTCTCGGCCAAGTCCCGGATCAACATCGAGGGCCTGCTCGAGGGTGTCGTACTGACCGCGGACGCGGCGCTGGATCTGCGGGCGAACCCGAAGATGCACGCCGAGGGCATCGCGATCGAGGCGAACCTGGACAAGGGCCGTGGTCCGGTGGCGACCGTGCTGGTGCAGCGCGGAACCCTCCGGGTCGGCGACTCGATGGTGGTCGGTCCGGCGTACGGCCGGGTGCGCGCCATGCTCGACGAGCACGGCGACCCGGTCGAGGAAGCGACCCCGTCGCGGCCGGTCCTGGTCCTCGGTCTGACCGCGGTGCCGGGTGCCGGTGACAAGTTCCTGGTGGTCGACGACGACCGGATGGCACGGCAGATCGCCGAGAAGCGCGAAGCCCGCGCCCGGGCGGCCGCCAACGCCAAGCGCCGCGCCCGGCGTACCCTCGAGGACTTCATGGCCTCGATGGAGAAGGGCGAGGCGCAGGAGCTGCTGCTGATCCTCAAGGGCGACGTGTCCGGTTCGGTCGAGGCGCTCGAGGACGCGCTGGTCCGGATCGAGGTCGGCGACGAGGTCAACCTGCGGATCATCGACCGCGGCGTCGGTGCGATCAACGAGAACGACGTCAACCTGGCCATCGCGTCGAACGCCGTCATCATCGGCTTCAACGTGCGGCCGGCGGGCAAGGCCGGTGACCTGGCCGAGCGCGAGGGCGTGGATGTCCGGTACTACTCGGTCATCTACTCGGCGATCGACGACATCGAGGCGGCCCTGAAGGGCATGCTGAAGCCGATCTACGAGGAGGCCACCCTCGGCCAGGCGGAGATCCGGGAGATCTTCCGCTCCTCGAAGGTGGGCAACATCGCCGGTTGCTGGGTGACCAGCGGCCTGATCCGGCGGAACGCCAAGGTCCGGTTGATCCGGGACGGCGCGGTGGTCGTCGACAACACCGAGCTGTCGTCGCTGAAGAGGTTCAAGGACGACGCGTCCGAGGTCCGCGAGGGCTTCGAATGTGGTCTGACCATCAACAACTTCAACGACATCAAGGTCGGCGACGTGGTCGAGGCGTTCGAGCTTCGGGAGAAGCCGCGCAGCTGA